A genomic window from Parasteatoda tepidariorum isolate YZ-2023 chromosome 10, CAS_Ptep_4.0, whole genome shotgun sequence includes:
- the LOC107441162 gene encoding speckle-type POZ protein: MDEFVFTWKIENFNLAVNKKGESVSSPEFINDSLEKTNWFLQIYPYGETDDTYIGLYLNRSQSDTGPTNIAINYTFSIVKADGSEEPYKMFENVNFTLSKRDGCKEFKRRDDIMKGIKIYLPKHTFTVRCYIQRCAATPSASKNKETVKNLAMFLFNEKTDSELPAEVYSVADGALKEVKDKICPFPNQCTARTRVRLEKRTFIWNIENFSQLKKNQKVFLPVISASKLTPSFLMTLYLADESASDQHIQIEIKKKKDFTSVSTIGYGGITVLKHKSRPSDFNCAIHFFEAQKNDPVWQFPPIIKRSKLLGEREEYLRNDTLSLKCQFALSDGATLHQIEDTSYWSAEIDDAEKELESLLNLREDFLSLSTDPKLSDITLMIGKEKFPAHKAVLSARSAVFKAMFERDMAEKESGVVKLTDLDADTLTRMLRFIYSGCVEDLNCEIAANLYSAADKYQCLNLKEECASFLKTNLSVANVCDVIYIADMHQDEDLKAAGCEFITLHGAETLRSEEWKMFLKNKTQLAAETLNNIGLRYMV; the protein is encoded by the coding sequence atggatgaATTTGTGTTCACTTGGAAAATAGAGAACTTTAATTTGGCTGTGAATAAAAAAGGCGAATCCGTCTCCAGTCCAGAATTTATAAATGACTCGTTGGAGAAAACTAATTGGTTCCTTCAAATCTACCCTTATGGAGAAACTGATGATACTTATATTGGGTTGTACTTAAATCGTTCGCAAAGTGACACTGGACCAACTAACATTGCAATCAACTATACATTTTCAATAGTAAAAGCCGATGGCAGCGAAGAACcgtataaaatgtttgaaaatgtcAACTTTACGCTATCTAAGAGGGACGGTTGTAAAGAATTCAAAAGAAGAGATGACATTATGaaaggtattaaaatttacCTCCCAAAACACACTTTTACTGTTCGATGTTATATACAGAGATGTGCTGCAACTCCGTCTGCAtcaaaaaacaaagaaactgtcaaaaacttagcgatgtttttatttaatgaaaaaactgaTTCTGAGTTACCTGCGGAAGTGTACTCTGTAGCAGATGGTGCTCTGAAAGAAGTGAAAGACAAAATTTGTCCATTTCCAAATCAGTGCACTGCTCGTACTAGAGTCCGCCTTGAAAAAAGGACTTTTATTTGGAATATCGAGAACTTTTCCcagttaaaaaagaatcaaaaggTATTTTTGCCTGTCATTTCAGCATCGAAGTTGACGCCATCGTTTTTGATGACACTATATTTGGCAGATGAATCAGCATCTGATCAGCACATTcagattgaaataaagaaaaagaaagattttactTCTGTTTCAACTATAGGCTATGGCGGAATAACAGTCCTAAAGCACAAAAGTAGGCCATCCGATTTCAACTGTGCTATTCATTTCTTCGAAGCTCAgaaaaacgatccagtttggcAGTTCCCgccaataataaaaagaagtaaactACTCGGAGAGAGAGAAGAATATCTACGAAATGACACCTTGTCTCTGAAATGCCAGTTTGCCCTATCAGATGGAGCAACTCTGCATCAAATTGAAGATACCAGCTACTGGTCAGCAGAAATAGATGATGCTGAAAAAGAATTGGAATCCTTGTTGAACTTGAGAGAAGATTTTCTTAGTCTAAGTACTGATCCTAAACTGTCCGACATAACCTTAATGATTGGAAAAGAGAAGTTTCCAGCCCACAAAGCTGTGCTGTCTGCTAGATCGGCTGTTTTCAAGGCCATGTTTGAGCGAGACATGGCAGAAAAGGAAAGTGGGGTGGTGAAGCTGACTGATCTTGATGCCGATACCTTAACGAGAATGTTGAGGTTTATATATAGTGGATGCGTGGAAGACCTCAACTGTGAAATTGCAGCTAATTTGTATTCTGCAGCTGACAAGTATCAGTGCCTTAATCTTAAGGAAGAATGTGCCTCATTTCTGAAAACAAACCTATCTGTTGCAAATGTCTGTGACGTTATATATATTGCCGACATGCATCAAGATGAGGATCTAAAAGCTGCAGGGTGTGAATTTATTACACTCCACGGTGCTGAAACTTTGCGTTCAGAGGagtggaaaatgtttttaaagaataaaactcaATTGGCTGCAGAAACTTTGAACAATATTGGCTTACGTTATATGGTTTGA